From Amphiprion ocellaris isolate individual 3 ecotype Okinawa chromosome 2, ASM2253959v1, whole genome shotgun sequence, a single genomic window includes:
- the pgm1 gene encoding phosphoglucomutase-1: MVKITAVKTKPYTDQKPGTSGLRKRVTVFQQNQHYAENFIQSIISVIEPAERQAATLVVGGDGRFFMKDAIQLIVQIAAANGINHLVIGQNGIMSTPAVSCVIRKLKAVGGIILTASHNPGGPNGDFGIKYNISSGGPAPEGITNKIFEISKGLQEYHICPELKVDLSKIGKQTFEVDTFKPFTVEIVDSVEAYAEMLRGIFDFAALKELLSGANHINVRLDAMHGVVGPYVKKIVCEELGSPANSAVNCVPQEDFGGHHPDPNLTYAADLVNTMKGGEYDFGAAFDGDGDRNMVLGKHGFFVNPSDSVAVIAANITSIPYFQKTGVKGLARSMPTSGALDNVAKALQMQLYETPTGWKFFGNLMDAGKLSLCGEESFGTGSDHIREKDGLWAVLAWLSILATRKQSVEEIMKDHWQKFGRNFFTRYDYEEVDSDAANKMIKDLETAMFDPSFVGKKFSSGDKTYEVAIADNFAYTDPVDGSVSKNQGLRIIFSDGSRIIFRLSGTGSAGATIRLYIDSYEKDPQKIYQDPQVMLAPLVDIALKVSQLHESTGRTGPTVIT; this comes from the exons atggtgaaaatcacAGCAGTGAAGACCAAGCCGTACACGGACCAGAAGCCCGGGACGAGCGGTCTGAGGAAGAGGGTGACGGTGTTCCAGCAGAACCAGCACTATGCGGAGAACTTCATCCAGAGCATTATCTCTGTCATCGAGCCCGCCGAGCGCCAGGCGGCCACTCTGGTGGTGGGAGGAGACGGCAGGTTCTTCATGAAAGACGCCATTCAGCTCATCGTTCAGATCGCTGCTGCCAACGGG ATTAATCATCTGGTGATTGGTCAGAATGGCATCATGTCCACCCCAGCAGTCTCCTGTGTGATCCGCAAGTTAAAGGCAGTGGGTGGAATCATCCTCACAGCCAGCCACAACCCAGGTGGCCCCAATGGAGATTTTGGCATCAAGTACAACATTTCTAGTGGAG GACCTGCTCCAGAGGGCATTACAAACAAAATATTCGAGATCAGCAAAGGCCTGCAGGAGTATCACATCTGCCCAGAGCTCAAAGTGGATCTGTCCAAGATCGGCAAGCAGACCTTCGAAGTGGACACCTTCAAGCCCTTCACAG TGGAGATTGTGGACTCCGTTGAGGCCTATGCTGAGATGTTAAGGGGAATCTTTGACTTTGCTGCACTGAAGGAGCTTCTCTCCGGGGCTAATCACATTAATGTCCGACTGGATGCTATGCATGGAG TGGTTGGTCCCTATGTGAAGAAGATAGTGTGTGAAGAACTGGGTTCTCCTGCCAACTCAGCAGTCAACTGCGTCCCTCAGGAGGACTTTGGTGGTCACCACCCAGACCCCAACTTGACCTATGCTGCCGACCTGGTCAACACCATGAAAGGTGGAGAATATGACTTCGGAGCCGCCTTTGATGGTGATGGT GACCGCAACATGGTGCTGGGTAAACATGGTTTCTTTGTGAACCCCTCCGACTCTGTGGCTGTCATTGCTGCTAACATTACCAGCATCCCTTACTTCCAGAAGACTGGTGTCAAAGGACTGGCTCGCAGTATGCCCACCAGTGGAGCCTTGGACaa TGTGGCTAAAGCTCTGCAGATGCAGCTGTATGAGACTCCGACTGGTTGGAAGTTCTTTGGGAATCTGATGGACGCTGGAAAACTCTCACTATGTGGAGAGGAGAGCTTTGGCACTG GCTCGGATCATATCCGTGAGAAGGACGGCTTGTGGGCAGTGCTGGCATGGTTGTCTATCTTAGCCACTAGGAAGCAGAGCGTGGAGGAGATCATGAAGGATCATTGGCAGAAGTTTGGCAGGAACTTTTTCACCAG GTATGACTATGAGGAGGTTGACTCGGACGCTGCCAACAAGATGATCAAGGATCTGGAGACCGCAATGTTCGACCCTTCCTTTGTAGGAAAGAAGTTCTCTTCAGGAGATAAGACCTATGAAGTGGCAATTGCTGACAACTTCGCCTACACAGACCCTGTTGATGGAAGTGTATCCAAAAACCAG GGCCTCCGGATCATTTTTTCTGACGGATCTAGGATAATTTTCCGTCTCAGCGGTACAGGCAGCGCAGGAGCAACCATCAGGCTCTACATTGACAGCTATGAGAAGGACCCCCAGAAAATTTACCAGGATCCACAG